The Coffea arabica cultivar ET-39 chromosome 8e, Coffea Arabica ET-39 HiFi, whole genome shotgun sequence genome window below encodes:
- the LOC113704301 gene encoding short-chain dehydrogenase TIC 32, chloroplastic-like: MTSHALDGTGLTAIVTGASSGIGKEATRVLALRGVRVIMAVRNTKAGSAVKDAIVKEIPAAIVEVMELDLSSMASVRKFAAQYNATGLPLNILINNAGVMVSKFNLSKDDIELHFATNYLGHFLLTNLLLDVMKSTAAESNVEGRIVVVSSLGHRFVYKEGIQFDKINNRNFFLDLSNFRFKYGQSKLANILHAVELSRRLKEEGIPVIVNSVHPGSVVTDLLRNSSILSGIVNLIGKYFFKNVQQGAATTCYAALHPQVKGVSGEYFADCNLSQASPLANDAELAKKLWDFSLSLIAPPQVI, translated from the exons ATGACGA GTCATGCCCTTGATGGAACAGGCCTGACTGCCATTGTTACAG GGGCGTCAAGTGGCATTGGCAAGGAGGCAACAAGGGTGCTTGCCTTACGTGGGGTTCGCGTGATCATGGCTGTGAGAAATACAAAAGCTGGCTCAGCAGTTAAAGATGCAATTGTTAAAGAGATCCCTGCTGCTATAGTTGAGGTCATGGAGTTAGATCTCAGCTCAATGGCATCAGTCAGGAAATTTGCTGCACAATACAATGCTACGGGTCTTCCACTGAACATTCTCAT CAATAATGCAGGAGTTATGGTTTCTAAATTTAATCTTTCTAAGGATGACATTGAACTCCATTTTGCAACTAATTATTTGG GCCATTTTCTCTTAACAAACTTGTTGCTAGATGTAATGAAAAGTACAGCAGCAGAGAGCAATGTAGAAGGAAGGATTGTGGTTGTTTCGTCATTAGGTCATCGGTTCGTGTACAAAGAAGGGATACAATTTGATAAAATCAAC aacagaaatttttttcttgatCTTTCTAATTTCAGGTTCAAATATGGGCAATCAAAGCTTGCCAATATACTGCATGCTGTTGAGCTCTCAAGACGCTTGAAG GAAGAAGGGATTCCAGTAATTGTTAATTCAGTTCATCCAGGATCCGTTGTTACTGATCTTCTGCGCAATAGCAGCATTCTCTCTG GTATTGTTAACCTGATTGGCAAATATTTCTTTAAAAATGTTCAACAG GGAGCTGCAACTACTTGCTACGCTGCATTGCATCCACAAGTCAAGGGAGTCAGCGGAGAGTATTTTGCAGATTGTAACTTGTCCCAAGCCAGCCCTTTAGCTAATGATGCGGAATTGGCCAAAAAGCTGTGGGATTTCAGCTTGAGCTTGATAGCCCCCCCCCAAGTAATATAA
- the LOC113703864 gene encoding cytochrome P450 86A22, with the protein MDASTVMMVLSLAAAYFVWFRFIARSWRGPRLWPILGSLPGLIQNSQRMHDWIADNLRSCGGTYQTCIFAVPFLARKQGLVTVTCDPRNLEHILKVRFDNYPKGPTWQAVFHDLLGEGIFNSDGDTWLFQRKTAALEFTTRTLRQAMARWVSRAIKLRFCPILKAAQVQGKPVDLQDLLLRLTFDNICGLAFGKDPQTLSPGLPENGFATAFDRATEATLQRFILPESIWKLKKWLRLGMEVSLTHSLKHVDDYMTNVINTRKLELLSQQNGGPLHDDLLSRFMKKKESYTDKFLQHVALNFILAGRDTSSVALSWFFWLVCQNPRVEEKILVELCTVLIGTRGSDTSKWLEEPLVFEEVERLTYLKAALSETLRLYPSVPQDSKHVISDDILPDGTFVPAGSSVTYSIYAAGRLKYVWGEDSLEFRPERWISEDGQKFEPHDQFKFVAFNAGPRICLGKDLAYLQMKSIAAAVLLRHRLTVAPGHRVEQKMSLTLFMKNGLKVNVHERDLSPILAKVAKVDHSGLNLGNGFCHAEAPMLNGVDYGDGAFVNI; encoded by the coding sequence ATGGATGCATCGACGGTCATGATGGTTTTGTCACTTGCAGCTGCTTATTTTGTATGGTTCAGATTCATAGCCAGGTCCTGGCGGGGCCCACGATTGTGGCCCATCTTGGGCAGCCTGCCCGGATTGATTCAGAATTCTCAGCGCATGCACGACTGGATCGCCGACAACCTCCGGTCATGTGGCGGCACGTACCAGACTTGCATCTTTGCAGTTCCATTTTTAGCCCGGAAGCAAGGCCTCGTGACCGTCACGTGCGACCCCAGGAATTTAGAGCATATTTTGAAGGTTAGGTTCGACAATTACCCCAAGGGTCCCACCTGGCAAGCCGTGTTCCATGATCTACTCGGTGAGGGGATCTTCAACTCCGATGGAGACACGTGGCTGTTCCAGCGCAAGACTGCTGCACTGGAATTCACCACCAGGACGCTCAGGCAAGCCATGGCTAGGTGGGTGAGCCGGGCGATCAAGCTGAGGTTTTGCCCGATTCTTAAAGCGGCTCAAGTTCAGGGCAAGCCCGTTGACCTTCAGGACCTCCTCCTCCGGCTCACTTTTGATAACATATGCGGCTTGGCTTTCGGGAAGGACCCACAGACTCTGTCTCCTGGGCTACCGGAGAACGGCTTCGCTACGGCTTTCGATCGAGCCACAGAAGCCACTTTGCAAAGGTTTATTTTGCCTGAGTCCATCTGGAAGCTCAAGAAGTGGCTTCGGCTCGGAATGGAAGTGAGTTTGACCCATAGCTTGAAACACGTGGACGACTACATGACCAACGTGATCAACACGCGCAAGCTGGAATTGCTGAGTCAGCAGAATGGTGGCCCCCTGCACGACGATTTACTCTCCAGGTTCATGAAGAAAAAGGAATCTTACACGGATAAGTTCCTCCAACACGTGGCACTCAATTTCATCCTAGCTGGACGCGACACGTCATCAGTGGCCCTGAGCTGGTTCTTCTGGCTGGTCTGCCAGAACCCTAGGGTGGAGGAGAAAATCTTGGTTGAGCTCTGCACCGTTCTGATAGGGACACGTGGCAGTGACACTTCAAAGTGGCTCGAAGAGCCCCTGGTGTTTGAAGAGGTTGAGCGGTTGACTTACCTTAAGGCAGCATTGTCCGAGACGCTCAGGCTCTATCCATCCGTGCCCCAAGACTCCAAGCATGTAATTTCCGATGACATATTGCCGGATGGTACATTTGTTCCGGCCGGCTCAAGCGTTACGTATTCAATATACGCCGCCGGGCGACTGAAGTATGTTTGGGGCGAAGACAGCCTTGAATTTAGACCGGAAAGATGGATATCAGAAGATGGACAAAAGTTCGAACCCCATGACCAATTTAAATTCGTCGCGTTTAATGCTGGACCAAGGATTTGTTTGGGTAAAGATTTGGCATACTTGCAAATGAAATCAATAGCGGCGGCTGTGTTGTTGCGCCACCGGCTCACGGTGGCTCCCGGGCACAGGGTAGAGCAAAAGATGTCATTGACGTTGTTCATGAAAAATGGCCTCAAGGTCAATGTGCATGAAAGGGATTTGAGTCCTATATTGGCCAAAGTTGCCAAGGTCGATCACAGTGGGTTGAATCTAGGTAATGGATTCTGTCATGCAGAGGCTCCAATGCTTAATGGGGTTGATTATGGTGACGGAGCATTTGTtaatatataa
- the LOC113704370 gene encoding BTB/POZ domain-containing protein At5g41330-like: protein MPPFAGPKPHLDGFYQNSRDSISNVITIDVGGQIFQTTRQTLALAGSKSLFSKLSNLQGTIPFIDRDPELFSILLSLLRTGNLPSKAKAFDVQDLIFESRFYGIENLLINSQSNPSLFEAFNVDKSTILPLSGRDSPSTISTTQFGSVHVANGCKITSFDWSLQRKSTILTQFTAIDSLLALSPKTVAAGATDFSGLQIIDLDKGIVKETLNWENVTRSSSTVQAIGSSPEYLFTSFESGRRNSNCVMVYDINDGFRPVTTIGHYEIFGAELDSAIPATKLQWISSHNLLMASGSHSGPAGVVGNIRFWDMRSGNVVWEVKEKVDCFSDVTASDNLSALFKVGVNSGEVFFTDFRSIGAAEDSWVCLGDVRKVINGKKEGSGCKIESHGNQVFCSKGGNIELWSEVLTGSSIKGENGRVEDRVFRKNSMGRAKDMGGSRITNLAFGGNKMFVTRKDQQFVEVWQSSVRGF, encoded by the coding sequence ATGCCGCCTTTTGCAGGACCCAAGCCTCATTTGGATGGCTTCTACCAGAACTCCAGAGATTCAATCTCTAATGTGATCACAATTGATGTGGGTGGTCAGATTTTCCAAACCACACGACAAACCCTAGCTTTAGCTGGTTCCAAATCTCTTTTCTCGAAATTGTCCAATTTGCAGGGTACAATCCCTTTTATTGACAGAGATCCAGAGCTTTTCTCTATTCTCCTTTCCCTTCTAAGAACGGGAAATCTTCCATCAAAAGCTAAAGCCTTTGATGTTCAAGACCTAATCTTTGAGTCCAGATTCTACGGTATTGAGAATCTTCTCATCAATTCTCAATCAAATCCTTCTCTGTTTGAAGCCTTTAATGTTGATAAATCCACGATTTTACCCTTGAGTGGCAGGGACTCGCCTTCAACTATCTCAACAACCCAATTTGGATCAGTTCATGTGGCAAATGGTTGTAAAATCACTTCTTTTGATTGGTCATTGCAGAGAAAATCAACCATTTTGACTCAATTTACAGCCATCGATTCGCTATTGGCATTGTCCCCCAAAACAGTAGCGGCGGGTGCCACGGACTTTTCAGGGTTGCAGATCATTGACCTTGATAAGGGTATTGTGAAGGAAACTTTGAACTGGGAAAATGTGACAAGGTCTTCTTCGACTGTGCAGGCAATTGGTTCATCACCGGAATACTTATTTACAAGTTTCGAGTCTGGTAGGAGAAATTCCAATTGCGTTATGGTTTATGATATTAACGATGGTTTTAGGCCTGTTACCACCATTGGTCATTATGAAATTTTTGGTGCTGAGCTGGATTCTGCTATTCCAGCAACAAAGCTGCAATGGATTTCTAGTCATAATTTGCTGATGGCTTCTGGCTCCCACAGTGGTCCTGCTGGTGTGGTAGGGAATATTAGGTTTTGGGATATGAGGTCTGGAAATGTTGTTTGGGAAGTCAAGGAAAAGGTTGATTGCTTTTCTGATGTCACAGCGTCAGATAATCTCTCAGCCCTGTTTAAGGTTGGTGTGAATTCTGGTGAAGTTTTCTTCACTGATTTCAGGAGTATTGGCGCTGCTGAGGATTCATGGGTTTGTCTAGGAGATGTGAGAAAGGTGATCAATGGAAAGAAGGAAGGTTCAGGGTGTAAAATTGAAAGCCATGGAAATCAAGTGTTCTGTAGCAAAGGAGGAAACATTGAGCTGTGGTCTGAAGTTCTGACTGGTTCTTCTATAAAGGGTGAAAATGGAAGAGTAGAGGACAGAGTCTTTAGGAAGAACTCCATGGGAAGAGCAAAAGATATGGGTGGTAGCAGGATAACAAACTTGGCTTTCGGGGGTAACAAAATGTTCGTCACCAGGAAGGACCAGCAATTTGTTGAGGTTTGGCAGAGTTCGGTTAGGGGATTTTAG
- the LOC113704408 gene encoding uncharacterized protein: MRRVNGIGGERRAGGVNNTLETINAAANAIAAAENRVPQVGVQKRRWASCWSLYWCFGSHKHTTRIGHAVLVPEPIAPRADPPTVENQTQAPSVALPFIAPPSSPASFLQSEPPSATQSPPGLLSLTSMSASMYSPGGPASMFAIGPYAHETQLVTPPVFSTFTTEPSTASFTPPPESVQMTTPSSPEVPFARLLDPIDQNCEDGQRYPLPQYEFQSYQLQPGSPVSHLISPSSGISGSGTSSPFPDGEFVYGRPHFLEFRSGDPPKLLNLEKIAPHEWGSRQGSGTITPDTVAPRYRNGFLLDNQKSDASTVSNSYNVTRVDETAVDHRVSFEITAEEVVRCVEKTPAVFPKAVLATTPSNTECVVKTEDNPKEMANGHEGCASEASRIGSGRASVDGDGGQWHQKQRTITLGSAKEFNFDSVDEGNSDTPNIGSDWWANEKVMGKDGVAGKSWTFFPVMQPGVS; this comes from the exons ATGCGACGAGTGAACGGAATAGGAGGCGAGAGGAGGGCCGGAGGAGTTAATAATACTCTCGAGACAATAAACGCAGCTGCAAATGCGATCGCGGCGGCGGAGAATCGTGTGCCTCAAGTTGGTGTTCAG AAAAGAAGATGGGCTAGCTGCTGGAGCTTATATTGGTGTTTTGGATCTCATAAACACACCACGCGCATTGGACACGCTGTTCTTGTTCCTGAACCTATAGCTCCAAGGGCCGATCCTCCTACGGTTGAAAATCAAACTCAAGCACCTTCTGTGGCACTCCCTTTCATCGCACCTCCCTCCTCTCCTGCTTCTTTCCTTCAGTCAGAACCTCCATCTGCAACTCAATCACCACCTGGCCTACTGTCCCTCACATCTATGTCTGCAAGCATGTATTCCCCTGGTGGGCCTGCCTCAATGTTTGCTATTGGCCCCTACGCCCATGAGACACAATTAGTTACTCCCCCTGTTTTCTCAACCTTTACAACCGAACCATCTACTGCTTCCTTTACTCCACCACCAGAGTCTGTCCAAATGACTACTCCATCTTCACCTGAGGTGCCATTTGCTCGGCTACTTGACCCAATAGACCAAAATTGTGAAGATGGTCAGAGATATCCTTTGCCTCAATATGAATTTCAATCGTATCAGCTTCAACCTGGAAGCCCTGTCAGCCATCTAATCTCGCCCAGCTCAGGCATCTCTGGTTCAGGTACTTCATCTCCTTTCCCTGATGGTGAGTTTGTTTATGGACGGCCCCACTTCCTAGAGTTCAGAAGTGGTGATCCTCCCAAGCTTTTGAACCTTGAAAAGATTGCACCTCATGAATGGGGTTCTCGGCAAGGATCTGGTACTATAACGCCCGATACTGTGGCACCTAGATATCGCAATGGGTTTCTTCTGGATAATCAGAAATCTGATGCTTCTACAGTTTCAAATTCATATAACGTCACGAGAGTTGATGAAACTGCTGTTGATCACCGAGTTTCCTTTGAGATAACTGCAGAAGAAGTTGTTAGATGTGTTGAAAAGACGCCAGCAGTCTTTCCCAAGGCCGTATTAGCAACTACTCCATCGAATACTGAATGTGTGGTTAAAACAGAGGATAATCCAAAGGAAATGGCAAATGGACATGAAGGCTGTGCTAGCGAAGCCTCAAGAATTGGTTCTGGTAGAGCTTCTGTAGATGGCGATGGTGGCCAGTGGCATCAGAAGCAGCGAACAATAACCCTTGGCTCTGCAAAAGAATTCAACTTTGACAGTGTTGATGAAGGGAATTCTGATACACCTAATATTGGATCTGACTGGTGGGCCAATGAGAAAGTTATGGGGAAGGATGGTGTGGCAGGCAAAAGCTGGACTTTTTTCCCTGTGATGCAGCCAGGAGTCAGCTAA